The Meles meles chromosome 6, mMelMel3.1 paternal haplotype, whole genome shotgun sequence genome has a window encoding:
- the LOC123943552 gene encoding olfactory receptor 4M1, protein MEPANYTRVTEFVLTGLSQTREVQLVLFVIFLSFYLFILPGNVLIICTIRLDPHLTSPMYFLLANLAFLDIWYSSITAPKMLVDFFVERKRISFGGCITQLFFLHFVGASEMFLLTVMAFDRYAAICRPLHYATIMNRRLCCILVALSWLGGFIHSIIQVALIVRLPFCGPNELDSYFCDITQVVRIACANTFPEELVMIFSSGLISVVCFIALLMSYAFLLAMLKKHSGSGESTSRAMSTCYSHITIVVFMFGPSIYIYARPFDSFSLDKVVSVFHTVIFPLLNPIIYTLRNKEVKTAMRKLVNRYILCREVKDKWDIR, encoded by the coding sequence ATGGAACCAGCAAATTACACAAGGGTGACAGAATTTGTTCTCACTGGCCTATCCCAGACTCGAGAGGTACAGCTAGTcctatttgttatatttttatccTTCTATCTGTTCATCCTTCCAGGAAATGTTCTTATTATTTGCACCATCAGGCTTGACCCTCATCTGACCTCACCCATGTATTTCCTGTTGGCTAATCTGGCCTTCCTTGACATTTGGTACTCCTCCATCACAGCCCCTAAAATGCTCGTAGACTTCTTtgtggaaaggaaaagaatttccTTTGGTGGGTGCATTACACAGCTCTTCTTCTTGCACTTCGTCGGGGCCTCTGAGATGTTCCTGCTCACAGTAATGGCCTTTGACCGTTATGCTGCTATCTGCCGCCCTCTCCACTATGCTACCATCATGAATCGACGTCTCTGCTGTATCCTGGTGGCTCTCTCCTGGCTGGGGGGCTTTATTCATTCTATAATACAAGTAGCTCTCATTGTTCGACTTCCCTTCTGTGGGCCCAATGAGTTAGACAGTTACTTCTGTGACATCACTCAGGTAGTCCGTATTGCCTGTGCCAATACCTTCCCAGAGGAGTTAGTGATGATTTTTAGCAGTGGTCTGATCTCTGTGGTATGTTTCATTGCTCTCCTAATGTCTTATGCCTTCCTCCTGGCAATGCTGAAGAAACACTCAGGCTCAGGTGAGAGTACCAGCCGGGCCATGTCCACCTGCTATTCCCACATCACCATTGTGGTATTTATGTTTGGGCCTTCCATCTACATTTATGCCCGACCATTTGACTCTTTTTCCCTAGATAAGGTGGTGTCTGTGTTCCATACTGTGATATTCCCCTTACTTAATCCCATTATCTACACCTTGCGAAATAAGGAAGTAAAGACAGCCATGAGGAAGTTGGTCAACAGATATATTTTATGCAGAGAAGTGAAAGATAAGTGGGATATTCGATAA